One Methylobacterium sp. AMS5 genomic region harbors:
- a CDS encoding bifunctional ADP-dependent NAD(P)H-hydrate dehydratase/NAD(P)H-hydrate epimerase yields MHEPVKSPQASHRLLTVEAMRRVDAAAIAGGTPGLTLMEAAGAAVAARARALVPESGRMLVLCGPGNNGGDGFVAARLLNEAGYRVDLRLLGERDALKGDAALAAEAWTGPVGAVEAGIPAADLIIDAVFGAGLCRDLEGAARALVEAVNRSGIPVLAVDVPSGIDGDRGAVHGVAVEATETVTFVALKPGHLLQPGRTHCGALHVADIGTGEAAFAAGIAGETRALYRNAPGLWALPRLTAGSHKYTRGHALVLSGPAYRTGAARLAARGALRVGAGLVTMASPASALAENAAQLTAIMLRPCENSDDLDDMLADERLNALLLGPGLGTGPATCDLVAVAANAGRTLVLDADALTSFRSEVRTLARHIRDGEARAVLTPHEGEFARLFSGTEAVAEGLTKVERAARAADIAGAVVVLKGADTVIAAPDGRASINDHGTPHLGTAGSGDVLGGLVAGLLAQGLDPFEAACAAVWLHGDAGLRFGPGLISEDLPEMIPAVLRDLADRA; encoded by the coding sequence ATGCATGAGCCGGTGAAATCCCCCCAAGCCTCGCATCGGCTGCTCACCGTGGAGGCGATGCGCCGGGTCGATGCCGCAGCGATCGCCGGTGGCACACCAGGCCTGACGCTGATGGAGGCGGCGGGCGCCGCCGTCGCCGCGCGTGCCCGCGCCTTGGTCCCGGAAAGTGGCCGGATGCTCGTGCTGTGCGGCCCCGGCAACAATGGCGGCGATGGGTTCGTGGCCGCCCGCCTGCTGAATGAGGCCGGCTACCGCGTCGATCTGCGTCTGCTCGGTGAGCGCGACGCGCTCAAGGGCGATGCCGCGCTCGCCGCCGAGGCCTGGACCGGCCCGGTGGGTGCCGTAGAGGCCGGGATTCCGGCGGCCGATCTCATCATCGACGCCGTGTTCGGCGCCGGCCTCTGCCGCGATCTGGAAGGGGCGGCCCGCGCCCTCGTGGAGGCGGTGAACCGGTCGGGCATCCCCGTGCTCGCCGTGGATGTACCGAGCGGCATCGACGGCGATCGCGGCGCGGTGCACGGGGTCGCGGTGGAGGCAACCGAGACGGTGACTTTCGTCGCGCTGAAGCCCGGCCACCTGCTCCAGCCCGGCCGGACCCATTGCGGCGCTCTGCACGTCGCCGACATCGGCACGGGCGAGGCCGCTTTCGCCGCCGGGATCGCCGGAGAGACCCGCGCACTGTATCGCAATGCGCCCGGCCTGTGGGCGCTGCCGCGGCTCACCGCCGGCAGCCACAAATACACCCGCGGCCATGCCCTGGTGCTCTCGGGCCCGGCCTACCGCACCGGCGCGGCCCGGCTCGCCGCCCGCGGAGCGCTGCGGGTAGGCGCAGGGCTCGTCACCATGGCTTCACCCGCTTCGGCGCTGGCGGAGAATGCGGCTCAGCTCACCGCGATCATGCTGCGCCCTTGCGAGAACTCCGACGACCTCGATGACATGCTCGCCGACGAGCGGCTGAACGCGCTGCTGCTCGGCCCCGGCCTCGGGACCGGCCCGGCGACCTGCGACCTCGTCGCGGTGGCGGCCAATGCCGGGCGCACCCTGGTGCTCGACGCCGACGCGCTCACGAGCTTTCGCAGCGAGGTGCGCACCCTCGCCCGCCACATCCGTGACGGCGAAGCACGGGCCGTGCTCACGCCGCACGAGGGCGAGTTCGCGCGGCTGTTCTCCGGCACGGAGGCCGTGGCGGAGGGGCTGACGAAAGTCGAGCGGGCCGCGCGGGCGGCAGACATCGCCGGGGCGGTCGTGGTGCTGAAGGGCGCCGACACGGTAATCGCAGCCCCGGACGGACGCGCGTCGATCAACGACCACGGCACGCCGCATCTCGGCACCGCCGGCTCCGGCGACGTGCTCGGCGGCCTCGTCGCCGGGTTGCTGGCGCAGGGATTGGACCCGTTCGAGGCGGCCTGCGCCGCCGTGTGGCTGCACGGCGATGCGGGCCTGCGGTTCGGGCCGGGGCTGATCTCCGAGGATCTGCCGGAGATGATCCCCGCGGTTCTGCGCGACCTCGCCGATCGCGCCTGA
- the glnA gene encoding type I glutamate--ammonia ligase translates to MNTAADVLKAIKDNDVKYVDFRFTDPRGKWQHVTFDVSLIDEEMFTDGTMFDGSSIAGWKAINESDMLLMPDPVTACMDPFFSASTMSIVCDVLEPSTGEPYARDPRSTAKLAEAYLRSTGIGDTIYVGPEAEFFVFDDVKFGADPYHTGFQLDSTELPTNGFTDYEGGNLGHRVQTKGGYFPVPPQDSAQDMRGEMLAAMQSMGVKVEKHHHEVASAQHELGMKFDTLTLLADHMQIYKYCIHNVAQSYGKSATFMPKPVYGDNGSGMHVHQSIWKDGKPLFAGDKYADLSQECLWYIGGIIKHAKALNAFTNPSTNSYKRLVPGYEAPVLLAYSARNRSASCRIPWTTNPKAKRVEVRFPDPMANPYLAFSALLMAGLDGILNKIDPGPAMDKDLYDLPPRELKKIPTVCGSLREALQNLDKDRAFLKAGGVFSDDQIDSFIELKMTEVLRYEMTPHPIEFVNYYSL, encoded by the coding sequence ATGAATACGGCCGCCGATGTGCTGAAGGCCATCAAGGACAATGACGTCAAGTACGTCGACTTCCGCTTCACCGACCCGCGCGGCAAGTGGCAGCATGTGACCTTCGACGTCTCCCTGATCGACGAGGAGATGTTCACGGACGGCACCATGTTCGACGGCTCGTCGATCGCCGGCTGGAAGGCGATCAACGAGTCCGACATGCTGCTGATGCCGGACCCGGTCACGGCCTGCATGGACCCGTTCTTCTCCGCCTCCACGATGTCGATCGTCTGCGACGTGCTGGAGCCCTCGACCGGCGAGCCCTATGCCCGCGATCCGCGCTCGACCGCCAAGCTCGCCGAGGCGTATCTGCGCTCCACCGGCATCGGCGACACGATCTATGTCGGCCCCGAGGCCGAGTTCTTCGTGTTCGACGACGTGAAGTTCGGCGCCGACCCCTACCATACCGGCTTCCAGCTCGACTCGACCGAGCTGCCGACCAACGGCTTCACCGACTACGAGGGCGGCAACCTCGGCCACCGGGTGCAGACCAAGGGCGGCTACTTCCCCGTCCCGCCGCAGGATTCGGCCCAGGACATGCGCGGCGAGATGCTGGCCGCGATGCAGTCGATGGGCGTGAAGGTCGAGAAGCACCACCACGAGGTGGCGAGCGCCCAGCACGAGCTCGGCATGAAGTTCGACACGCTGACCCTGCTCGCCGACCACATGCAGATCTACAAGTACTGCATCCACAACGTCGCGCAGAGCTACGGCAAGTCGGCGACGTTCATGCCCAAGCCCGTCTACGGCGACAACGGCTCCGGCATGCACGTGCACCAGTCGATCTGGAAGGACGGCAAGCCGCTGTTCGCCGGCGACAAGTACGCCGACCTCTCCCAGGAATGCCTGTGGTACATCGGCGGCATCATCAAGCACGCCAAGGCGCTCAACGCCTTCACCAACCCGTCCACGAACTCCTACAAGCGCCTGGTGCCGGGCTACGAGGCCCCCGTGCTGCTGGCCTACTCGGCCCGCAACCGCTCGGCCTCCTGCCGTATCCCGTGGACGACGAACCCGAAGGCCAAGCGCGTCGAGGTCCGCTTCCCCGATCCGATGGCCAACCCGTATCTCGCCTTCTCGGCGCTGCTGATGGCCGGCCTCGACGGCATCCTCAACAAGATCGATCCGGGCCCGGCGATGGACAAGGATCTCTACGACCTGCCGCCGCGCGAGCTGAAGAAGATCCCGACCGTCTGCGGCTCGCTTCGCGAGGCGCTGCAGAACCTCGACAAGGACCGCGCCTTCCTCAAGGCCGGCGGCGTGTTCTCGGACGACCAGATCGACTCGTTCATCGAGCTGAAGATGACCGAGGTGCTGCGCTACGAGATGACCCCGCACCCGATCGAGTTCGTGAACTACTACTCGTTGTAA
- a CDS encoding P-II family nitrogen regulator: MKKIEAIIKPFKLDEVKEALQEVGLQGITVIEAKGFGRQKGHTELYRGAEYVVDFLPKVKLEIVLSDALVEGAVEAIRKSAQTGRIGDGKIFVSTIEEAIRIRTGETGTDAI, encoded by the coding sequence ATGAAGAAGATCGAGGCGATCATCAAGCCGTTCAAGCTCGACGAGGTGAAGGAAGCCCTCCAAGAGGTCGGTCTTCAGGGCATCACCGTGATCGAGGCGAAGGGCTTCGGCCGGCAGAAGGGCCACACCGAACTCTACCGCGGCGCGGAGTACGTCGTGGACTTCCTGCCCAAGGTGAAGCTGGAGATCGTCCTCTCGGACGCCCTGGTCGAGGGTGCCGTGGAAGCGATCCGCAAGTCGGCCCAGACCGGCCGCATCGGCGACGGCAAGATCTTCGTCTCGACGATCGAGGAAGCCATCCGCATCCGCACCGGCGAGACCGGCACCGACGCGATCTGA
- a CDS encoding glutaminase: protein MPDLDSIVKDIAAEMRARPDRGAVASYIPELARVDAQGFGLVVIDGDGRVAAGGDADTPFSIQSISKVFTLTLALGMVGDRLWRRVGREPSGSPFNSIVQLERENGIPRNPFINAGAIAVTDVILSGHQPREALGEILRFMQFVAQDDSITIDERVAASEKRTGFRNAALANYMRSFDVIENPVDYTLGVYFHHCAIAMTCRQLATAGLFLAYSGHHPLAGHSVISAERARRINAIMLTCGHYDGSGDFAYRVGLPGKSGVGGGILAVAPGKASICVWSPGLDAAGNSHLGRIALEMLVKRTGWSIFGA, encoded by the coding sequence GTGCCCGATCTCGACAGTATCGTCAAAGACATCGCCGCTGAGATGCGGGCGCGGCCCGATCGCGGCGCGGTGGCGAGCTACATTCCCGAACTGGCTCGCGTCGACGCTCAAGGCTTCGGCCTCGTCGTGATCGACGGTGACGGGCGGGTCGCGGCCGGGGGGGATGCCGACACCCCCTTCTCGATCCAGAGCATCTCCAAGGTCTTCACCCTGACGCTGGCGCTCGGCATGGTCGGCGACAGGCTGTGGCGCCGGGTCGGCCGCGAGCCCTCGGGCAGCCCGTTCAACTCCATCGTGCAGTTGGAGCGGGAAAACGGTATCCCGCGCAATCCCTTCATCAATGCCGGCGCCATCGCCGTCACCGACGTGATCCTCTCGGGCCACCAGCCGCGGGAGGCGTTGGGCGAGATCCTGCGCTTCATGCAGTTCGTGGCGCAGGACGACAGCATCACGATCGACGAGCGCGTGGCGGCCTCCGAGAAACGGACGGGCTTCCGCAACGCGGCGCTCGCCAACTACATGCGCTCCTTCGACGTGATCGAGAACCCGGTCGATTACACGCTGGGCGTCTACTTCCATCACTGCGCCATCGCGATGACGTGCCGCCAACTCGCCACTGCCGGGCTGTTCCTGGCCTATTCCGGGCATCACCCGCTGGCCGGCCACTCGGTGATCTCGGCCGAGCGGGCCCGGCGCATCAACGCCATCATGCTCACCTGCGGCCATTACGACGGCTCGGGCGATTTCGCCTACCGCGTCGGCCTACCGGGCAAGAGCGGCGTCGGCGGCGGTATTCTGGCCGTTGCGCCGGGCAAGGCTTCGATCTGCGTCTGGTCGCCGGGGCTGGATGCGGCCGGCAATTCCCATCTCGGGCGCATCGCCCTGGAGATGCTGGTGAAACGGACCGGGTGGTCGATTTTCGGGGCGTGA
- a CDS encoding thiamine phosphate synthase, with product MAESESAAVRPRLALLTPYGLGTSEAEATAWALDAACAAGDVAAVILRLAASDERSLVALVKRLAPPAQERGAAVLVCVPGFTGDIVSVAARGGADGVHLDRADEDALRDLRGRLRDGRILGTGGVLGSRNAAMVAGETGVDYLMVGGLFPDGVAPDAEDVRERAAWWAEIFETPCIAVATSPEDVAALVLTGSEFVGLESALWLDDPDGVRAAQAQLDRAR from the coding sequence ATGGCTGAATCAGAGTCGGCCGCGGTCCGGCCCCGCCTCGCCCTCCTCACCCCCTACGGCCTCGGCACGTCCGAGGCCGAGGCGACGGCGTGGGCGCTCGATGCCGCCTGCGCTGCGGGGGATGTCGCGGCGGTGATCCTGCGTCTGGCGGCGTCCGACGAGCGCAGCCTCGTCGCCCTCGTCAAGCGGCTGGCCCCCCCGGCGCAGGAGCGCGGTGCGGCGGTGCTCGTCTGCGTGCCGGGCTTTACCGGCGATATCGTCTCCGTCGCGGCCCGCGGCGGGGCCGACGGGGTGCATCTCGACCGCGCCGACGAAGACGCTCTGCGCGATCTGCGCGGGCGCCTGCGTGATGGGCGTATCCTCGGGACAGGCGGCGTGCTCGGCTCGCGCAATGCGGCGATGGTCGCGGGCGAGACCGGCGTCGATTACCTGATGGTCGGCGGCCTCTTCCCCGACGGCGTCGCCCCCGATGCCGAGGACGTGCGCGAGCGTGCGGCGTGGTGGGCCGAAATCTTCGAGACGCCCTGCATCGCGGTGGCGACCTCCCCAGAGGACGTCGCGGCGCTCGTGCTGACGGGTTCCGAGTTCGTCGGGCTGGAAAGCGCCCTGTGGCTCGACGATCCCGATGGGGTTCGGGCCGCACAGGCGCAGCTCGACCGGGCGCGATGA
- a CDS encoding glutamine synthetase beta-grasp domain-containing protein, whose translation MTKFKLEYIWLDGYTPTPNLRGKTQIKEYDSFPTFEQLPLWGFDGSSTQQAEGSSSDCVLKPVRHFPDPARTDGVLVLCEVMMPDGKTPHPSNKRATVLDDAGAWFGFEQEYFLYKNGRPLGFPETGYPAPQGPYYCGVGSSNVGAVARKIVEEHLDLCLAAGINHEGINAEVAKGQWEFQIFGKGSKKAADEMWMARYLLQRLCETYEIDIEYHCKPLGDTDWNGSGMHCNFSTTFMRETGGKEYFEAMMAGFEKNLDDHIAVYGPDNHMRLTGKHETAPWNKFSYGVADRGASVRVPHSFVNNGYKGYLEDRRPNSMGDPYQIASQVLKTISEVPLPGEAAQRAVA comes from the coding sequence ATGACCAAGTTTAAGCTCGAGTACATCTGGCTCGACGGCTACACGCCCACACCGAACCTGCGCGGCAAGACGCAGATCAAAGAGTACGACAGCTTCCCGACCTTCGAGCAGCTCCCGCTCTGGGGCTTCGACGGCAGCTCGACGCAGCAGGCCGAGGGTTCCTCCTCCGACTGCGTGCTGAAGCCCGTGCGCCACTTCCCCGACCCGGCCCGCACCGACGGTGTGCTCGTGCTGTGCGAAGTGATGATGCCGGACGGCAAGACCCCGCACCCGTCGAACAAGCGCGCGACCGTGCTCGACGACGCCGGCGCGTGGTTCGGCTTCGAGCAGGAGTACTTCCTCTACAAGAACGGCCGCCCGCTCGGCTTCCCCGAGACCGGCTACCCGGCCCCGCAGGGCCCGTACTATTGCGGCGTCGGCTCATCGAATGTCGGCGCCGTGGCCCGCAAGATCGTCGAGGAGCATCTCGACCTCTGTCTTGCCGCGGGCATCAACCACGAAGGCATCAACGCCGAAGTGGCCAAGGGCCAGTGGGAATTCCAGATCTTCGGCAAGGGCTCCAAGAAGGCCGCCGACGAGATGTGGATGGCCCGCTACCTGCTCCAGCGCCTGTGCGAGACCTACGAGATCGACATCGAGTACCATTGCAAGCCGCTCGGCGACACCGACTGGAACGGCTCGGGCATGCACTGCAACTTCTCGACGACGTTCATGCGCGAGACCGGCGGCAAAGAGTATTTCGAAGCGATGATGGCCGGCTTCGAGAAGAACCTCGACGACCACATCGCCGTCTACGGCCCCGACAACCACATGCGCCTGACCGGCAAGCACGAGACGGCGCCGTGGAACAAATTCTCCTACGGCGTGGCCGACCGCGGCGCCTCGGTGCGCGTGCCCCACTCCTTCGTCAACAACGGCTACAAGGGCTACCTTGAGGATCGCCGCCCGAACTCCATGGGCGACCCCTACCAGATCGCCTCGCAGGTTCTGAAGACGATCTCCGAGGTTCCGCTCCCGGGCGAAGCCGCGCAGAGGGCCGTCGCGTAA
- a CDS encoding EAL domain-containing protein — protein sequence MALTRLHAFIDTFSARPDDATYTIAQYRALNRQVLVLYTTIGSNALGLAYTYYGAAPDWMTIWPLAALLLLCLVRSRLWLQSLVSLPDLETIAKRLNATTYLAIVLSIILPVWALSLMQYGELPESMIVIFSLTIIMIVSVQCLIQHPTAAVSIFIITLPPAVYLILRGDTLLHIMALNYVILVGGMVVVQYFSYGDFRRVVGLIEENRRLALTDYLTELPNRRAFSAEIERRIQRPDSVPFHVGLIDLDGFKPVNDSFGHRAGDAVLREVAQRLKAKNLGWIGRLGGDEFGLIVEDGADLARIGQRVCEGLARPFPLREGIAQIGASIGFARYPDAATSPESLMERADFALYHAKSHQRGAAVTFAPEHEERLRALAVIEQALRRADLAAEFELYYQPIIDIVENRIEAYEALARWNSPVLGRVAPGEFIIVAERTGLIRDLTPVLFGKALTAMRAWPEEVRLSFNLSAQDITSRDSIARLAELVVASGIDPGRIAFEVTETGLMRDLGDAHRSLIALKALGTAIALDDFGTGYSSFSHVHQLPLDRLKIDRSFVLALGGDATSLSIIRSIVDMSRNLSLHCVVEGVETIDQMLLLRSAGCRSMQGYLFGKPMPEAAVSGFDLVVPATALAS from the coding sequence ATGGCCCTGACCAGGCTCCACGCCTTCATCGACACGTTCTCGGCCCGACCAGACGATGCGACCTATACGATTGCTCAGTACCGGGCGCTCAACCGCCAAGTGCTGGTCTTGTATACGACCATCGGTAGCAATGCTCTCGGCCTCGCCTACACTTATTACGGCGCGGCCCCGGACTGGATGACCATCTGGCCGCTGGCGGCCCTTCTTCTGCTCTGCCTCGTGCGCAGCCGTCTGTGGCTGCAATCCCTCGTCTCGCTGCCCGACCTCGAGACCATCGCCAAGCGCCTGAACGCGACCACCTATCTCGCCATCGTCCTGTCGATCATCCTCCCGGTCTGGGCGCTGTCGCTGATGCAGTATGGCGAGCTGCCCGAGAGCATGATCGTGATCTTCTCGCTGACGATCATCATGATCGTCAGCGTGCAGTGTCTGATCCAGCATCCCACGGCCGCCGTCAGCATCTTCATCATCACGCTTCCGCCGGCGGTCTACCTGATCCTGCGCGGCGATACGCTGCTGCACATCATGGCGCTGAACTACGTCATCCTCGTCGGGGGGATGGTGGTGGTGCAGTACTTCTCCTACGGCGATTTCCGCCGCGTCGTCGGCCTGATCGAGGAGAACCGGCGCCTCGCCCTGACCGACTACCTGACGGAGCTGCCCAATCGCCGCGCGTTCTCCGCCGAGATCGAGCGGCGGATCCAACGCCCGGACAGCGTGCCGTTCCATGTCGGCCTGATCGATCTCGACGGCTTCAAGCCGGTCAACGACAGCTTCGGCCACCGGGCCGGCGATGCCGTGCTGCGCGAGGTCGCCCAGCGGCTGAAGGCCAAGAATCTGGGATGGATCGGCCGGCTCGGCGGCGACGAGTTCGGGCTCATCGTCGAGGACGGGGCCGATCTCGCCCGCATCGGGCAGCGGGTCTGCGAAGGACTGGCGCGGCCGTTCCCGTTGCGCGAGGGGATCGCGCAGATCGGCGCGTCGATCGGGTTCGCGCGCTATCCCGATGCCGCCACATCGCCCGAATCGCTGATGGAGCGGGCGGACTTCGCCCTCTACCACGCCAAGAGCCATCAGCGCGGCGCCGCCGTCACCTTCGCGCCGGAACACGAGGAGCGGCTTCGCGCCCTCGCGGTGATCGAACAGGCGCTGCGGCGGGCCGACCTCGCGGCGGAGTTCGAACTCTACTATCAGCCGATCATCGATATCGTGGAGAACCGGATCGAGGCCTACGAGGCGCTGGCGCGCTGGAACAGCCCGGTCCTCGGACGCGTCGCGCCCGGCGAGTTCATCATCGTCGCCGAGCGGACCGGGCTGATCCGGGATCTCACCCCGGTGCTGTTCGGCAAGGCGCTGACGGCGATGCGGGCGTGGCCGGAGGAGGTGCGCCTGTCGTTCAACCTGTCGGCCCAGGACATCACCTCGCGCGACAGCATCGCGCGGCTCGCCGAACTCGTCGTCGCGAGCGGCATCGATCCGGGCCGGATCGCCTTCGAGGTGACCGAGACGGGGCTGATGCGCGACCTCGGCGATGCCCACCGCTCGCTCATCGCTCTGAAGGCGCTCGGCACGGCGATCGCCCTCGACGATTTCGGAACCGGCTATTCGAGCTTCAGCCATGTCCACCAGCTGCCGCTCGACCGGCTGAAGATCGACCGCAGCTTCGTTCTCGCGCTCGGCGGGGACGCGACCTCCCTCAGCATCATCCGCTCGATCGTCGATATGAGCCGCAACCTCAGCCTCCATTGCGTCGTCGAGGGGGTCGAGACCATCGATCAGATGCTGCTGCTGCGCTCCGCCGGCTGCCGCTCGATGCAGGGCTACCTGTTCGGCAAGCCGATGCCGGAGGCCGCCGTCTCCGGCTTCGATCTCGTCGTGCCGGCGACGGCTCTGGCCTCCTGA
- a CDS encoding tetratricopeptide repeat protein, with the protein MIFFEERTVAVPFEALSPLRGKGRARGRTGTAALRAGTLSLAVLGACAVLALDIGALHAAPKQPATKEPVAQTPAKPNLLDLKRELPSPYSANVQGAQPTTANPNADAAYGAYQRGRYATAFREATKRIEANPKDAAAMTLLGELYNQGLGVKPDPKRAHEWYRLAAVQNDPNAMASLGLMAMDGRGQPKDEKAGRAWLEQAARKGQPTACYNLALIQLASDKPADLAAALANFRAAAEAEIPAAQYALGVLYLQGKGVSKDTTQAAQWFRRAADNGDLGAEVEFAIRLFNGDGVPKDEPRAARYFLHAAQRGNAIAQNRIAKLYVAGRGVPKNLIEAAAWNLTAASQGRADPGLDQATAGLNPDERKRAEALAADRVNLAP; encoded by the coding sequence ATGATTTTTTTCGAGGAAAGGACCGTGGCGGTGCCCTTCGAAGCCCTTTCCCCTCTGCGGGGAAAGGGAAGGGCGCGTGGGCGCACGGGGACGGCCGCACTCCGAGCGGGAACCCTGTCCCTCGCGGTCTTAGGCGCCTGTGCCGTCCTCGCGCTCGACATCGGCGCTCTGCACGCTGCCCCGAAGCAGCCGGCCACGAAGGAGCCTGTCGCGCAGACGCCGGCCAAGCCGAACCTGCTCGACCTCAAGCGTGAGCTGCCCTCGCCCTACTCGGCCAATGTCCAGGGGGCGCAGCCCACGACGGCGAACCCGAATGCCGACGCCGCCTACGGCGCCTATCAGCGCGGTCGCTACGCCACCGCCTTCCGCGAGGCGACCAAGCGGATCGAAGCGAACCCCAAGGACGCCGCGGCGATGACGCTGCTCGGCGAACTCTACAACCAGGGCCTCGGGGTCAAGCCGGATCCCAAACGCGCGCACGAATGGTACCGGCTGGCGGCCGTGCAGAACGATCCCAACGCCATGGCCTCCCTCGGTCTGATGGCGATGGACGGGCGCGGACAGCCCAAGGACGAGAAGGCCGGCCGGGCTTGGCTCGAACAGGCGGCCCGCAAGGGACAGCCCACCGCCTGCTACAATCTCGCTCTGATCCAGCTCGCGAGCGACAAGCCGGCGGATCTGGCCGCCGCCCTGGCCAATTTCCGGGCGGCGGCCGAGGCCGAGATCCCAGCCGCGCAATATGCGCTCGGCGTGCTCTACCTCCAGGGCAAGGGGGTCTCCAAGGACACGACGCAAGCCGCGCAATGGTTCCGCCGCGCCGCCGACAACGGCGATCTCGGCGCCGAGGTCGAGTTCGCGATCCGGCTGTTCAACGGCGACGGCGTCCCCAAGGACGAGCCGCGCGCCGCCCGCTACTTCCTGCACGCGGCCCAGCGCGGCAACGCCATCGCCCAGAACCGGATCGCCAAGCTCTACGTCGCCGGCCGCGGCGTGCCCAAGAATCTGATCGAGGCGGCGGCCTGGAACCTCACCGCGGCCTCGCAGGGCCGCGCCGACCCCGGCCTCGATCAGGCGACGGCCGGCCTCAACCCGGACGAGCGCAAGCGCGCCGAGGCGCTGGCGGCGGACCGGGTGAACCTCGCGCCCTAA
- a CDS encoding amino acid permease produces the protein MTSSLLRRKPLQLEHGEERRLARTLGWPHLMALGVGAIVGTGILTLIGVGAAKAGPAVILSFAIAGAICACAALAYAEMATMIPVSGSAYTYSYVVLGEILAWIIGWSLILEYSLVVSAVAVGWSGYAAPLLENLFGFPKALMQGPDAGGIVNLPAVAIIVVVAVLLLRGTRESATVNAALVLVKIAALIVFVVFALPAFDAAHLEPFNPFGFVKSVSADGVERGIMAAAAIIFFAFYGFDAIATAAEETRNPGRDLIIGIVGSMAACVLIYVAVAVAAVGAVSYTRFADSPEPLALILRELGRPVVAQYLAASAVIALPTVILAFFYGQSRIFFTMARDGMLPQSLARLSSAGTPVRITLFTAAVVSVLAGLVPLGELAALANAGTLAAFVAVAACMLVMRVRAPEAARTFRAPAPWLIGAVTILGCGYLFFSLPATTQLWFAVWNILGLVFYGLYGRRNAVVAG, from the coding sequence ATGACCTCCAGCCTTCTTCGCCGCAAGCCCTTGCAACTGGAGCACGGTGAAGAGCGTCGGCTGGCACGAACGCTCGGCTGGCCGCACCTCATGGCCCTTGGTGTCGGCGCAATCGTCGGAACCGGCATCCTCACGCTCATCGGCGTCGGGGCGGCCAAGGCCGGGCCTGCGGTGATCCTGTCCTTCGCCATCGCCGGCGCCATCTGCGCCTGTGCGGCCCTCGCCTATGCCGAGATGGCGACGATGATCCCGGTCTCGGGCAGCGCCTACACCTACAGCTACGTCGTGCTCGGCGAGATCCTTGCCTGGATCATCGGCTGGAGCCTGATCCTCGAATACTCGCTCGTCGTCAGCGCGGTGGCGGTCGGCTGGTCCGGCTACGCCGCACCGCTGCTCGAGAACCTGTTCGGGTTTCCCAAGGCGCTGATGCAGGGCCCGGATGCGGGCGGGATCGTCAACCTCCCCGCGGTCGCGATCATCGTCGTCGTCGCCGTGCTGCTCCTGCGCGGCACGCGCGAGAGCGCCACGGTCAACGCCGCGCTGGTGCTGGTGAAGATCGCCGCGCTGATCGTCTTCGTGGTCTTCGCGCTGCCGGCCTTCGACGCCGCCCATCTCGAACCGTTCAACCCGTTCGGCTTCGTGAAGAGCGTGAGCGCCGACGGGGTCGAGCGCGGCATCATGGCGGCGGCGGCGATCATCTTCTTTGCCTTCTACGGATTCGACGCCATCGCCACCGCGGCGGAGGAGACGCGCAACCCAGGGCGCGACCTGATCATCGGCATCGTCGGATCGATGGCGGCCTGCGTCCTGATCTACGTCGCGGTCGCGGTCGCTGCGGTGGGGGCCGTGTCCTACACGCGCTTTGCCGATAGCCCGGAGCCGCTGGCGCTGATCCTGCGCGAACTCGGCCGGCCGGTGGTGGCGCAGTATCTCGCGGCCTCGGCGGTGATCGCGTTGCCCACCGTCATCCTCGCCTTCTTCTACGGCCAGAGCCGGATCTTCTTCACCATGGCCCGCGACGGGATGCTGCCGCAGAGCCTGGCAAGACTCTCCTCCGCCGGAACGCCGGTTCGGATCACCCTCTTCACCGCGGCCGTGGTGAGCGTGCTCGCCGGGCTCGTCCCGCTGGGCGAACTCGCCGCACTCGCCAATGCCGGGACGCTCGCGGCCTTCGTCGCCGTGGCGGCCTGCATGCTGGTGATGCGCGTCCGTGCGCCGGAGGCCGCCCGCACCTTCCGCGCCCCGGCCCCATGGCTCATCGGAGCGGTCACGATTCTGGGCTGCGGGTATCTGTTCTTCAGCCTGCCTGCGACCACCCAACTCTGGTTCGCCGTCTGGAACATCCTCGGATTGGTGTTCTACGGGCTCTATGGCCGCAGGAACGCGGTGGTTGCGGGCTGA